The Montipora foliosa isolate CH-2021 chromosome 1, ASM3666993v2, whole genome shotgun sequence genome has a window encoding:
- the LOC138009468 gene encoding protein NLRC3-like, protein MPDRIRIKLQLPDVPYPANIIERIRQLYNTREKSVLPVPWCEDFSFHLDDIFTKLKILGKEKTRGTLTDEITNMTAIFRGHKDCAKPRTVLIEGDPGMGKTTYCQKLAYDWAMKREEWDKSFPEIHVLLLLRCRDIKTDIWEAIDDQIVPEDIDKEAKEWVFDFIRENQSKVLLVLDGLDEVDSKNIDMYIKLLQSKVLPNCHIVITSRHEAGRTVRRYCDTLWEIIGFTFEDAQNYILKYFKDMEHLAIELLTELELDMWGKGDLIGLTKNPLNTVLLCIIWEDFKGVLPPERTQLYIEIVRCVLLRYERRIGSLSDSNVDLLSVYKDDLVQLGCMALQSLRNGELYFDESEFKGSSSNLIKFGFLSIETGGSKRKPSSRFGFLHMSFQEFFAGFYLAHQILDGDTDCKSVVTDKSNWNELKEVFLFVIGILSATSEEMTISLVKSLAELASSSEMDDCEEILYFAFARILECECHGKNLQSKLIQTLGQNLLVKDQTVHIRFTHVNRDLFCEFLKVNTCFTTAYLRGDEIGLAGAESLSEALKVNTCFTTTYLSRKEIGAAGAEFLSGDLKVNTCMTTLDLSGNEIGAAGAESLSEALKVNTCMTTLDLSGNEIGAAGAESLSEALKVNTCLTTLDLRGNEIDAAGAESLSEALKVNTCMTTLDLSGNEIGAAGAEFLSEALKVNTCLTTLDLSGNEIGVAGAESLSEALKVNTCVTTLDLSGNEIGVAGAESLSEALKVNTCVTTLDLSGNEIGVAGAESLSEALKVNTCLTTLDLRGNDIGAAGAKSLSEALTVNTCLTTLDLRGNEIGAAGAESLSKARLPILDFDSGYALLKKALYMLD, encoded by the exons ATGCCTGATAGAATTcgaatcaaacttcaacttccag ATGTGCCTTATCCCGCAAATATTATAGAAAGGATCCGTCAGCTCTACAATACTCGTGAAAAATCTGTCCTGCCTGTTCCATGGTGTGAAGACTTCAGCTTTCATCTAGACGATATTTTTACCAAGTTAAAGATTTTGGGCAAAGAGAAGACCAGGGGAACATTGACTGATGAAATCACTAACATGACAGCTATCTTTAGAGGACACAAAGATTGTGCAAAGCCACGCACTGTTTTAATTGAAGGAGACCCAGGCATGGGAAAGACGACCTATTGTCAGAAACTGGCATATGATTGGGCAATGAAACGAGAAGAATGGGACAAGTCTTTCCCCGAGATTCACGTTCTGCTGCTTTTGAGGTGTCGTGATATCAAAACAGATATTTGGGAGGCCATTGATGACCAAATTGTTCCTGAAGATATTGACAAAGAAGCTAAGGAATGGGTCTTCGACTTTATTCGAGAAAATCAGTCCAAGGTTCTTTTAGTGCTTGATGGACTTGATGAAGTGGATTCCAAAAACATTGACATGTACATCAAGCTTTTGCAAAGTAAAGTTCTACCCAATTGCCACATTGTTATCACATCACGCCATGAAGCTGGAAGGACAGTAAGGCGGTACTGTGACACCCTGTGGGAGATTATCGGATTTACGTTTGAAGACGCGCAGAACTACATTCTTAAGTACTTCAAAGACATGGAACACTTGGCAATAGAGCTACTTACAGAGCTTGAGCTTGACATGTGGGGAAAGGGAGACTTAATAGGGTTGACCAAGAATCCTCTCAACACAGTTCTACTTTGCATCATTTGGGAAGATTTCAAGGGTGTACTTCCACCGGAAAGGACACAGCTGTACATAGAAATTGTTCGATGTGTTTTGTTAAGATATGAAAGGAGAATTGGATCATTAAGTGACAGTAACGTGGACTTACTTTCAGTTTACAAGGATGACCTGGTGCAGTTGGGATGCATGGCGTTGCAATCTTTGCGTAACGGAGAGTTGTATTTCGACGAGAGTGAATTCAAAGGCAGCTCCAGTAATTTGATCAAGTTTGGGTTTCTGTCGATCGAGACTGGTGGCAGCAAGAGAAAACCTTCCTCCCGCTTTGGCTTTCTGCACATGAGCTTTCAAGAGTTCTTTGCTGGCTTTTATCTTGCTCATCAGATCCTTGATGGCGACACGGATTGTAAATCAGTAGTGACTGATAAAAGCAACTGGAATGAACTGAAAGAAGTGTTTTTATTTGTGATTGGTATTTTGTCCGCAACATCTGAGGAGATGACAATTTCGTTGGTTAAAAGCCTGGCAGAGCTTGCAAGTTCGTCCGAGATGGATGATTGTGAAGAAATTTTATATTTCGCATTTGCTCGTATATTGGAATGCGAATGTCATGGGAAAAACCTTCAGTCTAAGTTAATTCAGACCTTGGGACAGAATCTTCTTGTTAAAGATCAAACTGTACATATTAGATTCACCCATGTGAACCGTGACCTTTTTTGTGAatttctcaaagtcaacacatgcttcaCTACTGCGTATTTGAGGGGGGACGAAATTGGTctcgctggcgctgaatccctttctgaggctctcaaagtcaacacatgcttcaCTACTACGTATTTGAGTAGGAAAGAAATtggtgccgctggcgctgaatttCTTTCTGGGgatctcaaagtcaacacatgcatGACTACTCTGGATTTGAGTGGGAACGAAATtggtgccgctggcgctgaatctctttctgaggctctcaaagtcaacacatgcatGACTACTCTAGATTTGAGTGGGAACGAAATtggtgccgctggcgctgaatctctttctgaggctctcaaagtcaacacatgcctgACTACTCTGGATTTGAGGGGGAACGAAATTGatgccgctggcgctgaatctctttctgaggctctcaaagtcaacacgtGCATGACTACTCTGGATTTGAGTGGGAACGAAATtggtgccgctggcgctgaattcctatctgaggctctcaaagtcaacacatgcctgACTACTCTGGATTTGAGTGGGAACGAAATTGGTGTCGCTGGCGCTGAATctctttctgaggctctcaaagtcaacacatgcgtGACTACTCTGGATTTGAGTGGGAACGAAATTGGTGTCGCTGGCGCTGAATctctttctgaggctctcaaagtcaacacatgcgtGACTACTCTGGATTTGAGTGGGAACGAAATTGGTGTCGCTGGCGCTGAATctctttctgaggctctcaaagtcaacacatgcctgACTACTCTGGATTTGAGGGGGAACGACATTGGTGCCGCTGGCGCtaaatccctttctgaggcactcacagtcaacacatgcttgactactctGGATTTGAGAGGGAACGAAATtggtgccgctggcgctgaGTCGCTTTCTAAGGCGCGCTTGCCTATTTTGGATTTTGATTCTGGCTATGCATTACTTAAGAAGGCTCTCTACATGCTTGACTGA